A stretch of the Geovibrio thiophilus genome encodes the following:
- the leuB gene encoding 3-isopropylmalate dehydrogenase — protein MRKVAVLPGDGIGPEVMKQAIKVLGRISEKYNTKFEFKFADVGGIAIDNHGTPLPDSTLKLCEASEAILFGSVGGPKWENLPPAQQPERGALLPLRKHFGLFANLRPVKIFKALIDSSSLKNSLIPDGLDIVFFRELTGGIYFGQPKEISEDRQSARDTMLYTVPEVERIARQAFEAAKLRGNKVMSVDKANVLMTSVLWRETVTRLHKEEYSDVELAHMYVDNAAMQLVRYPSQFDVIVTENMFGDILSDEAAMLTGSLGMLPSASLNEDGFGLYEPIGGTAPDIAGQNIANPIAQIMSAALMLRYSFKMDDAAADIENAIEALLAEGVRTRDIFRDGQGLRLVNTDEMGDLIVSRI, from the coding sequence ATGCGTAAAGTTGCGGTACTGCCCGGTGACGGCATAGGACCCGAAGTAATGAAACAGGCGATCAAAGTTCTAGGCAGAATATCTGAAAAATATAATACAAAATTTGAGTTCAAGTTCGCCGATGTAGGCGGAATAGCCATAGATAACCACGGAACCCCACTTCCCGATTCGACACTGAAACTTTGTGAGGCTTCGGAAGCCATTCTTTTCGGCTCTGTCGGCGGACCCAAATGGGAGAACCTTCCCCCCGCCCAGCAGCCTGAGAGAGGCGCTCTTCTCCCTCTGAGAAAGCATTTCGGGCTTTTTGCTAACCTTCGTCCGGTAAAAATATTCAAAGCGCTTATAGATTCAAGCTCTCTTAAGAACTCCCTCATACCCGACGGGCTTGACATTGTTTTCTTCCGTGAGCTCACAGGCGGAATATACTTCGGTCAGCCGAAGGAAATCAGTGAGGACAGGCAAAGTGCCAGAGATACCATGCTTTACACAGTGCCGGAGGTTGAGCGCATAGCAAGACAGGCTTTTGAGGCTGCGAAACTGCGCGGCAACAAAGTAATGAGCGTTGACAAGGCGAATGTACTCATGACAAGCGTTCTCTGGAGAGAGACGGTAACAAGGCTTCACAAGGAAGAATATTCCGATGTGGAACTGGCTCATATGTATGTGGACAATGCCGCTATGCAGCTTGTGCGTTACCCCTCACAGTTTGACGTAATAGTGACGGAAAACATGTTCGGCGATATACTCAGCGATGAAGCCGCCATGCTCACCGGTTCTCTGGGTATGCTCCCTTCCGCCTCTCTCAATGAAGACGGATTCGGGCTGTATGAACCCATCGGCGGCACAGCTCCGGATATAGCAGGACAGAACATAGCAAACCCCATAGCGCAGATTATGTCAGCGGCGCTGATGCTCCGCTACAGCTTCAAAATGGACGATGCGGCGGCAGATATTGAAAATGCGATTGAAGCCCTCCTCGCCGAAGGTGTGAGAACCCGTGACATCTTCCGTGACGGACAGGGACTCAGACTCGTCAACACCGACGAGATGGGCGACTTGATAGTAAGCAGGATATAG
- a CDS encoding LptF/LptG family permease translates to MKKFHVYFIKQFLKLAFFIQIFVVILNIVANTSMHTKLMAKHNISFLSLLVFESIELPSAIYESMPMALAITTMVTIIMMIRSNELLAYVSLGGRLRDLLFPLLGIGAVVFCILMFMADRVNPWVENARKKYETEQFDRQPYVTKGKLTDVWMKDGEEGFVHMELVDPINREFFDITFYRMDDSFEIDRVTSIEDAKPRGGKWELSKIKVYDIKPRPELILTQDNNTVESRLFSDLADLPVNKPKFLSLGELSKIIKLLKKQKLNAAAYELMVFKSYGHAISAVIIMFLVFPVCVNFSRHSSYIISAVNALALAVAYWLSVSSFQSLGKTGVMSPLLVSIIPNILFLAVAVYLVYRRETAS, encoded by the coding sequence ATGAAAAAGTTCCATGTCTATTTCATAAAGCAGTTTTTGAAGCTGGCGTTTTTTATACAGATATTCGTTGTGATACTGAACATCGTCGCCAACACATCCATGCACACCAAGCTGATGGCGAAGCACAACATCTCGTTTCTGTCGCTCCTTGTATTCGAGTCCATAGAGCTTCCCAGCGCCATTTACGAATCCATGCCAATGGCGCTCGCCATAACCACAATGGTAACAATCATTATGATGATACGCAGCAACGAGCTTCTGGCTTATGTGAGCCTCGGCGGAAGGCTGCGGGATCTGCTTTTCCCCTTGCTGGGCATAGGCGCGGTTGTTTTCTGCATACTTATGTTCATGGCGGACAGGGTTAACCCTTGGGTTGAGAATGCCCGAAAGAAATACGAAACCGAACAGTTTGACAGACAGCCGTACGTGACCAAAGGCAAGCTTACCGATGTCTGGATGAAGGACGGTGAGGAAGGCTTTGTCCATATGGAGCTTGTCGACCCTATAAACCGTGAATTTTTTGACATAACCTTCTACCGCATGGACGATTCCTTTGAGATTGACAGAGTCACAAGCATAGAGGACGCAAAACCGAGAGGCGGCAAATGGGAACTGTCAAAAATAAAGGTTTATGACATCAAACCCAGACCGGAGCTTATACTCACGCAGGACAATAACACTGTCGAATCCCGCCTGTTCTCAGATCTTGCGGATCTGCCGGTGAACAAGCCAAAATTCCTGTCACTGGGTGAACTTTCCAAAATAATCAAATTGCTGAAAAAACAGAAGCTCAATGCCGCGGCTTACGAGCTCATGGTATTCAAAAGCTATGGACACGCCATAAGCGCTGTTATAATAATGTTTCTTGTATTCCCCGTCTGCGTGAATTTCAGCAGACATTCCTCATACATCATAAGTGCTGTCAACGCCCTCGCCCTTGCTGTGGCTTACTGGCTTTCGGTCAGTTCCTTCCAGTCACTCGGCAAAACAGGAGTAATGTCTCCTCTGTTAGTGAGCATTATACCTAATATCCTGTTTCTTGCTGTCGCCGTATATCTGGTTTACCGCAGGGAAACCGCCTCGTAA
- a CDS encoding LptF/LptG family permease yields MNTLQRYIIREIVPLFIFGNVLFVVFLLLEKLINLADLFFTKNVPGLLIAQTVIYYLPSFLMITIPTSALMASMVGFGRMSSDSEITVMKAAGAGGVFFLKPAAAVGIGAFLLSLVMSVYLMPLGSTLAINNLTKIAKSISVKDMKENEMYDEIPGLLFYADKRPDDNEFGKIVVIDKNTGTIITAETGAIVPSEEAALVMNFSNGRVVAETAGDERTVVRFGEMAMNLPFELKDKFSKRDEYFMTMTELAENFGEHVNYRFEFSKRLALPVAGLLMGILGMSLGIFFHRSGRSIGIPLSLGLTLFYYMIFFTSLNLARAGAMDAFFAPWLANIFFTAVTAVFAYRVLK; encoded by the coding sequence ATGAACACTTTGCAGAGATACATTATCAGAGAGATAGTTCCGCTGTTTATATTCGGAAATGTTCTCTTTGTCGTTTTTCTATTACTTGAAAAGCTCATAAACCTTGCGGATCTGTTCTTCACAAAAAATGTTCCCGGTCTGCTCATAGCTCAGACAGTTATCTATTATCTTCCCTCTTTCCTCATGATAACCATTCCCACATCCGCTCTCATGGCGAGCATGGTGGGGTTCGGCAGAATGTCCTCCGATTCCGAAATAACTGTCATGAAAGCCGCGGGAGCGGGCGGAGTTTTTTTTCTCAAGCCTGCGGCGGCTGTGGGTATCGGCGCTTTTCTGCTTTCATTGGTGATGAGCGTTTACCTCATGCCTCTGGGCAGCACACTTGCCATCAATAACCTTACGAAAATCGCAAAAAGCATTTCTGTCAAAGATATGAAAGAAAACGAAATGTATGACGAAATACCCGGACTCCTTTTCTATGCGGATAAACGTCCCGATGACAATGAGTTCGGCAAAATCGTCGTCATAGATAAAAACACAGGAACAATCATCACCGCTGAAACCGGAGCCATTGTGCCGTCGGAAGAAGCCGCACTTGTTATGAACTTCTCCAACGGACGTGTGGTAGCGGAAACCGCAGGCGACGAAAGAACAGTGGTGCGCTTCGGAGAAATGGCGATGAACCTGCCCTTCGAGCTTAAGGACAAGTTCAGCAAAAGGGACGAGTACTTCATGACCATGACAGAGCTGGCGGAAAACTTCGGCGAACACGTAAACTACAGATTCGAGTTTTCAAAACGCCTTGCCCTGCCCGTAGCGGGTCTTCTCATGGGTATACTCGGCATGTCTCTGGGTATTTTTTTCCACCGCTCCGGACGTTCGATAGGCATTCCTCTCTCACTGGGGCTTACGCTTTTTTACTATATGATATTCTTCACATCCCTGAACCTTGCCCGCGCAGGCGCCATGGACGCTTTCTTTGCCCCGTGGCTGGCAAATATATTCTTCACCGCTGTAACAGCAGTATTCGCCTACAGGGTGCTTAAATGA
- a CDS encoding DUF1566 domain-containing protein gives MIFSISCGSGSGGADNGNGDSDEDGNTNSAPQLTGIPQTSVTAGSVYSFIPQASDPDGDVLIFEVFNKPSWASFSSSTGELRGTPSTGDTGTYNGVIITVRDASDAAVLPPFSVSVYYDNSPPDITGTPQTSATAGSSYSFSPSATDPDGDSLSYEIVNKPLWASFSALTGILSGTPQTEHTGVYNGIIIKVTDNKGGSDYLSSFSVTVYAVNTPPQINGTPIMAITSGTAYAFAPSVSDADGDTLTYNILNKPSWAAFDNSTGVLTGTAVAGVYGGIVITVSDGKGGMSALPAFGITVYAVNTPPQINGTPLASLTSGTAYAFVPSVSDADGDTLTCNILNKPSWAAFDNSTGVLTGTAVAGVYGGIVITVSDGKGGMSALPAFGITVYAVNTPPQINGTPLASLTSGTAYAFVPSVSDADGDTLTCNILNKPSWAAFDNSTGVLTGTAVAGVYGGIVITVSDGKGGMSALPAFGITVYAVNTPPQINGTPLASLTSGTAYAFVPSVSDADGDTLTYNILNKPSWAAFDNSTGVLTGTAVAGVYGGIVITVSDGKGGMSALPAFGITVYAVNTPPQISGTPDTSVHPGYVYLFEPVGNDPDGDIVIYSIENMPSWADFSRYFGILTGTPSARDVGTYADIVISISDGISTVLLAPFTVNVAFPPLGVLKTGQTVSYMNYDDGFYQKGITRSYSRTDEIVTDTVTGLHWQDNADVETVQRDWQGAIDYCDALELGDYDDWRLPVGKELMSIVDHTRNVPALDPIFENINPDPYMQYWSSTDYSTNDALRVSFWSGVESSFDKTSALFVRCVRGDTLPQSSFTRDNVEETVEDTATGLIWQDNAEVASETYAWQGAISNCELLITGGHDDWRLPNINELKTLADYTMSNPAIYSAFQNTANAYYWSSTTNPLILSGAWEVNFGTGFTYNSPRTDGRYVRCVRGGQ, from the coding sequence ATGATATTCTCCATTTCCTGCGGAAGCGGCAGCGGAGGTGCTGATAATGGAAACGGTGACAGTGATGAAGACGGAAATACAAACTCGGCTCCACAACTCACGGGAATCCCTCAGACATCCGTAACAGCCGGTTCTGTTTACAGCTTCATCCCTCAGGCAAGCGATCCTGATGGGGATGTACTGATCTTCGAGGTATTCAACAAACCGTCATGGGCATCTTTCAGCAGCTCAACAGGAGAACTGAGAGGCACGCCTTCAACGGGAGACACAGGAACCTACAACGGAGTGATAATAACTGTCAGAGATGCTTCCGATGCCGCCGTATTACCTCCTTTCAGTGTAAGTGTTTATTATGATAATTCTCCGCCGGATATAACAGGCACGCCCCAAACATCGGCAACGGCGGGCAGCTCATACTCCTTTAGTCCGTCCGCAACTGACCCGGATGGAGACAGTCTCTCCTATGAAATAGTCAATAAACCCTTATGGGCTTCCTTCAGCGCATTAACAGGAATCCTCAGCGGCACTCCGCAGACAGAGCATACTGGTGTGTACAACGGCATTATTATAAAAGTTACAGATAATAAAGGCGGTTCAGATTACCTTTCTTCTTTTTCCGTAACCGTTTATGCGGTTAATACTCCGCCGCAGATAAATGGAACACCGATCATGGCAATAACATCCGGCACAGCGTATGCCTTTGCTCCCTCAGTCAGCGACGCAGACGGAGACACACTCACTTACAATATACTGAATAAGCCTTCATGGGCTGCTTTTGACAATTCCACAGGCGTACTCACCGGAACTGCGGTTGCGGGTGTTTACGGCGGCATAGTTATAACCGTTTCAGATGGTAAAGGCGGCATGTCAGCGCTGCCTGCGTTCGGTATCACTGTTTATGCGGTTAACACTCCGCCGCAGATAAACGGAACGCCTCTTGCTTCACTTACATCCGGCACAGCGTATGCCTTTGTTCCCTCAGTCAGCGACGCAGACGGAGACACACTCACTTGCAATATACTGAACAAGCCTTCATGGGCCGCTTTTGACAATTCCACAGGCGTACTCACCGGAACTGCGGTTGCGGGTGTTTACGGCGGCATAGTTATAACCGTTTCAGATGGTAAAGGCGGCATGTCAGCGCTGCCTGCGTTCGGTATCACTGTTTATGCGGTTAACACTCCGCCGCAGATAAACGGAACGCCTCTTGCTTCACTTACATCCGGCACAGCGTATGCCTTTGTTCCCTCAGTCAGCGACGCAGACGGAGACACACTCACTTGCAATATACTGAACAAGCCTTCATGGGCCGCTTTTGACAATTCCACAGGCGTACTCACCGGAACTGCGGTTGCGGGTGTTTACGGCGGCATAGTTATAACCGTTTCAGATGGTAAAGGCGGCATGTCAGCGCTGCCTGCGTTCGGTATCACTGTTTATGCGGTTAACACTCCGCCGCAGATAAACGGAACGCCTCTTGCTTCACTTACATCCGGCACAGCGTATGCCTTTGTTCCCTCAGTCAGCGACGCAGACGGAGACACACTCACTTACAATATACTGAATAAGCCTTCATGGGCTGCTTTTGACAATTCCACAGGCGTACTCACCGGAACTGCGGTTGCGGGTGTTTACGGCGGCATAGTTATAACCGTTTCAGATGGTAAAGGCGGCATGTCAGCACTGCCTGCGTTCGGTATCACTGTTTATGCGGTTAACACTCCGCCGCAGATAAGCGGAACGCCGGACACATCTGTTCATCCGGGGTATGTATATCTTTTTGAACCTGTCGGAAACGATCCAGATGGAGATATTGTGATTTACTCCATTGAAAATATGCCCTCATGGGCTGATTTCAGCAGGTATTTCGGTATACTCACCGGAACACCTTCTGCGAGAGATGTCGGTACTTACGCAGATATTGTGATAAGCATCAGTGACGGCATAAGCACCGTCCTGCTTGCTCCTTTCACTGTCAATGTGGCGTTCCCGCCTTTAGGAGTGCTGAAAACAGGGCAGACAGTGAGCTATATGAACTATGATGACGGCTTTTATCAGAAGGGTATCACCAGAAGCTACAGCAGGACAGATGAAATAGTAACCGATACGGTAACAGGGCTTCACTGGCAGGATAATGCAGATGTTGAAACAGTACAAAGAGACTGGCAGGGGGCTATTGACTATTGTGACGCGCTTGAACTGGGCGATTATGATGACTGGCGTTTACCCGTTGGAAAAGAACTTATGTCAATTGTTGATCACACAAGGAATGTTCCGGCTCTTGATCCGATCTTTGAGAATATAAATCCGGATCCGTATATGCAGTACTGGTCATCAACAGATTATAGTACCAATGATGCTTTACGTGTCAGTTTTTGGTCAGGTGTAGAGTCTTCCTTTGATAAAACATCTGCTTTATTTGTTCGTTGCGTACGGGGGGACACTTTACCTCAGAGCAGTTTTACCAGAGACAATGTGGAGGAAACAGTGGAGGACACAGCAACAGGCTTGATATGGCAGGACAATGCGGAGGTTGCTTCTGAAACATATGCTTGGCAGGGTGCAATAAGCAACTGTGAACTGCTTATTACTGGCGGGCACGATGACTGGCGTTTGCCTAACATAAATGAACTTAAAACTCTAGCTGACTACACAATGTCCAATCCTGCTATATACTCCGCATTCCAGAATACGGCAAATGCTTACTATTGGTCATCAACTACAAATCCTCTCATTCTATCCGGCGCATGGGAAGTTAATTTCGGTACCGGTTTCACTTACAATAGCCCCAGAACCGATGGTCGTTATGTCCGTTGTGTCCGAGGCGGGCAGTGA